The following are from one region of the Halodesulfurarchaeum sp. HSR-GB genome:
- a CDS encoding AsnC family transcriptional regulator, whose translation MHDLDETDLEILRLLVADARRPFREIAEAVDLSAPAVSDRVSRLKEQGVIRRFTADIDRRQLREGTPVLVDLEVAPESAAGIRDVVGELDAVEHVYVTVDGHVIFHANAPGEVGPWLDQVLEVQGVRDVAVSLLRESQWSPTVGASDFALVCDECGNTVTSEGVTTRVGGEVKQFCCPSCEARYVERYEELRSDA comes from the coding sequence ATGCACGATCTAGACGAGACCGACCTGGAAATCCTTCGGTTGCTCGTCGCGGACGCCAGACGACCCTTTCGCGAGATCGCCGAGGCCGTCGACCTCTCCGCGCCCGCAGTCTCGGATCGGGTCTCCCGGCTGAAAGAACAGGGTGTCATCCGTCGGTTCACGGCCGATATCGATCGCCGACAGCTCCGGGAGGGGACACCGGTTCTGGTGGATCTCGAGGTCGCTCCGGAGTCCGCTGCCGGCATCAGGGACGTCGTCGGAGAACTCGACGCCGTGGAACACGTCTACGTGACCGTCGACGGACACGTGATCTTTCACGCGAACGCCCCTGGGGAGGTCGGCCCGTGGCTCGATCAGGTCCTCGAGGTCCAGGGGGTGCGTGACGTTGCCGTTTCGCTGTTGCGAGAGAGCCAGTGGTCACCAACCGTCGGGGCAAGCGACTTCGCCCTGGTCTGTGATGAGTGTGGGAACACCGTCACCAGTGAAGGGGTCACGACCCGTGTCGGGGGCGAGGTCAAGCAGTTCTGCTGTCCCTCCTGTGAGGCACGGTACGTGGAGCGCTACGAGGAGTTGCGATCCGACGCCTGA
- a CDS encoding NAD-binding protein — translation MERTRRRGVYYVLSFLGALVLYTILYKFGMSAFEGEHRTVIQAFQIVVESFTTTGYGEDAPWSSPQIQILVVLMQFTGIFFIFLTLPLFLVPWIEERLEDTIPRTYQGEDHVVICGFSDRSDVLIDDLEVHGLDYVLLVDAEDRARSLSRAGYNVVLGDPESTATFSNLNVGSAQAVVLDGPDERNAAMALSVRELNDTVRLVAFVEDPSLTRYLLLAGVDEPLHPRELLGRGLADKVSSVITTQLGETVDISADLEVIELPVFAGSDVHGETLGSAGIREQTGAAVIGAWVDGKFVPNPTPETTLTDRTVLLVAGTESQLEAVMDRTRAGDRLAHEDVVMAGYGEVGEAVCNALQSANVTCRIIDLVDRNAVDVVGNATEAAVLREAGLAEAGAFIVSLNSDTDAIFATLVARELNPDLEIIVRANDADNVAKLYSAGADYVLPLPTVSGRMLASSILDEDVISYDTQIDIVRMQAPGFEGSTIEEAAIRERTGCTIIAVERGEETYSDVGPEFEIRDGDSLVVVGTDEDLLRFQELGGVGSLR, via the coding sequence ATGGAACGGACCCGACGGCGGGGGGTGTACTACGTCCTCTCTTTCCTGGGCGCCCTCGTTCTCTACACGATACTCTACAAGTTCGGTATGAGCGCCTTCGAAGGCGAACACCGGACTGTTATCCAGGCCTTCCAGATCGTCGTCGAGAGTTTTACCACCACTGGATATGGTGAAGACGCGCCGTGGAGTTCACCCCAGATACAGATCCTCGTCGTGTTGATGCAGTTCACCGGGATCTTCTTCATCTTTCTCACGCTGCCATTGTTTCTGGTGCCCTGGATCGAGGAACGGCTCGAGGACACGATTCCCCGGACCTACCAGGGGGAAGACCACGTCGTCATCTGTGGGTTCAGTGACCGTTCGGACGTGTTGATCGACGACCTGGAGGTTCACGGACTCGATTACGTGCTCCTGGTGGATGCGGAGGATCGGGCCCGCTCGTTGTCCCGCGCGGGCTACAACGTGGTCCTCGGCGACCCGGAATCAACCGCGACGTTCTCGAATTTGAACGTCGGGTCCGCCCAGGCGGTCGTGCTTGACGGGCCGGACGAACGAAACGCGGCGATGGCGCTCTCGGTTCGAGAACTGAACGACACGGTCCGGCTGGTGGCGTTCGTCGAGGATCCCTCGCTGACGCGGTACCTGCTTCTGGCCGGTGTCGACGAGCCGCTTCACCCCCGTGAGCTACTGGGCCGTGGCCTCGCGGACAAGGTTTCGAGTGTCATCACGACCCAACTCGGTGAAACCGTCGATATCAGTGCCGACCTGGAGGTCATCGAACTCCCGGTGTTCGCCGGGAGTGACGTTCACGGTGAGACACTCGGCTCGGCCGGGATCCGGGAACAGACGGGGGCCGCAGTGATCGGTGCCTGGGTCGACGGGAAATTCGTCCCGAACCCGACCCCGGAGACGACACTGACAGACCGAACTGTGCTGCTGGTCGCTGGGACTGAATCCCAGCTCGAGGCGGTCATGGACCGCACCCGGGCCGGCGACCGCTTGGCACACGAGGACGTCGTGATGGCAGGGTACGGTGAGGTTGGCGAAGCAGTCTGTAACGCACTGCAGTCCGCGAACGTCACCTGTCGGATTATCGACCTTGTGGACCGCAACGCGGTCGACGTCGTCGGGAACGCGACCGAGGCCGCGGTCCTCCGGGAGGCTGGTCTCGCGGAGGCCGGTGCCTTCATCGTCTCGTTGAACTCCGACACCGACGCCATTTTCGCGACCCTTGTCGCCCGCGAGCTGAACCCCGATCTCGAAATCATCGTCCGGGCCAACGACGCTGACAACGTGGCGAAACTGTACTCGGCCGGTGCCGACTACGTGTTGCCGTTGCCGACTGTTTCCGGGCGTATGCTCGCCTCGAGCATCCTCGATGAGGACGTCATCTCCTATGACACCCAGATCGACATCGTCAGGATGCAGGCGCCCGGCTTCGAGGGATCCACGATCGAGGAGGCCGCGATTCGAGAACGGACCGGCTGTACGATCATCGCCGTCGAACGCGGTGAGGAGACTTACTCCGATGTGGGCCCCGAATTCGAGATTCGTGACGGTGACTCCCTCGTGGTCGTCGGGACGGACGAGGACTTGCTTCGGTTCCAGGAACTGGGGGGCGTGGGATCGTTGCGGTGA
- a CDS encoding GIY-YIG nuclease family protein codes for MGPGTYTVLVKLDTARPITFGAAGERSLDAGYYAYTGSAFGPGGLSRVDRHRRVAAGENDTRHWHVDYLLGAEGTSWVGVWITPEADRECEIARSLSGDPITGIGATDCSCVSHLTYSADRESLVDSIATCHEDPA; via the coding sequence ATGGGTCCCGGAACCTACACGGTCCTCGTGAAACTCGACACCGCGAGACCGATCACGTTCGGGGCCGCCGGCGAACGATCACTCGACGCGGGATACTACGCCTACACCGGGAGTGCATTCGGTCCCGGCGGCCTCTCCCGGGTCGATCGCCATCGACGGGTAGCGGCTGGCGAAAACGATACCCGACACTGGCACGTCGACTACCTCCTTGGGGCCGAGGGAACGAGTTGGGTGGGCGTGTGGATCACCCCAGAAGCGGACCGAGAGTGTGAGATCGCCCGTTCGCTTTCGGGCGACCCGATCACGGGTATCGGGGCGACTGACTGTTCGTGTGTGAGTCATCTGACCTACAGTGCAGATCGTGAGTCACTCGTGGATTCGATCGCGACGTGCCACGAGGACCCGGCCTGA
- a CDS encoding NAD(P)/FAD-dependent oxidoreductase has product MEQVDVAIVGGGPAGTAAARAAATRGASALVLEKGVPRADRDRLGPDSTDAAGFLDYWTEIAGLDPDTLPDGVIHQTLTGAEFVGPTESVTLSNTGIDSEYPHFGFAFDRAKFDDWHREQAEAAGADYRVGTGVRDVETTHTGTPTHNLVLADGAEIRADYLVLADGPQRRITMGVLDEYLPTEKAASKLLSPPEANHIAYQEYRRFPADAFDADRIKFWWGWLPGHTAYPWVFPNSDRVARVGLTMPIGMSLDDVPNPQAYELLKPEDESMPSPREFLDRFLETVYGAEYDIESEMPRLENYGKDAGTETYPISSTRPIDSPTDLGIAVVGGAMGATSAFHEGGDHLALRTGRLAGEFAATDNLGEYNQAWKDVAGAEVRRNVALADMVRGYGPGDWDRVLGIGNRMLENQAGAVPNIRSALSVGVPALKLFLAYRYTKFGLRGDRVVQIAERDYEH; this is encoded by the coding sequence ATGGAGCAGGTCGACGTCGCTATCGTCGGCGGGGGACCGGCCGGGACGGCGGCGGCACGGGCGGCAGCAACGCGCGGAGCGTCGGCACTCGTGCTGGAAAAAGGGGTCCCACGGGCGGATAGAGACCGTCTCGGTCCGGACTCGACTGACGCAGCCGGCTTCCTCGATTACTGGACCGAAATTGCGGGCCTCGATCCCGACACGCTTCCCGACGGGGTGATCCACCAGACACTCACGGGGGCCGAGTTCGTCGGGCCGACCGAATCAGTCACCCTCTCGAATACCGGCATCGATTCGGAGTATCCGCATTTCGGCTTCGCGTTCGACCGTGCGAAGTTCGACGACTGGCACCGGGAGCAGGCAGAAGCCGCTGGCGCCGACTACCGAGTTGGAACCGGCGTCCGTGACGTCGAAACGACACACACAGGCACGCCAACCCACAATCTCGTCCTCGCGGACGGCGCTGAGATACGGGCCGACTACCTTGTACTCGCTGATGGCCCCCAGCGGCGGATCACGATGGGAGTACTTGATGAGTACCTGCCGACGGAGAAGGCGGCCTCGAAACTCCTGTCCCCACCCGAGGCCAACCACATCGCCTACCAGGAGTACCGCCGGTTCCCGGCGGACGCCTTCGATGCGGATCGGATCAAGTTCTGGTGGGGCTGGCTCCCCGGCCACACGGCCTACCCGTGGGTGTTCCCAAACAGCGATCGGGTCGCCCGCGTGGGGCTCACGATGCCGATCGGAATGTCACTCGACGACGTCCCGAATCCGCAGGCCTACGAACTCCTGAAGCCGGAGGACGAGTCGATGCCCTCGCCCCGGGAGTTCCTCGATCGCTTCCTAGAGACCGTCTACGGTGCGGAGTACGATATCGAGTCCGAGATGCCCCGGCTTGAGAACTACGGGAAAGACGCCGGCACCGAGACCTATCCGATCTCCTCGACCAGGCCGATCGACTCACCGACCGATCTGGGCATCGCCGTCGTCGGCGGGGCGATGGGGGCTACGTCGGCCTTCCACGAAGGGGGTGACCATCTCGCACTTCGGACAGGCCGGCTCGCCGGTGAGTTCGCAGCGACTGATAATCTGGGCGAGTACAATCAAGCCTGGAAGGACGTGGCAGGCGCGGAAGTTCGGCGGAACGTCGCGCTGGCGGATATGGTCCGTGGCTACGGGCCCGGGGACTGGGACCGAGTCCTGGGGATCGGGAACCGGATGCTCGAGAACCAGGCCGGGGCGGTACCGAACATTCGCTCGGCGCTCTCGGTGGGCGTTCCAGCGCTCAAGCTCTTTCTTGCCTACCGGTACACGAAGTTCGGGCTCCGAGGCGATCGTGTCGTGCAAATCGCCGAACGCGACTACGAGCACTGA
- a CDS encoding mechanosensitive ion channel family protein: MVVGSGYDWSAIFHGGGSLETQVLLTAIVLGIAVFLVAVLVPVFVRLVFLGIEWVFGLVGLTAVYNAVHRPEANWGPESLIVKLLRVVVVVIAGIGILAIWGEIEPVLRVVQTFSIPSSLVIQSVITVLLFVGAYTGMGILHHWVEELTARSDRITAHQEEISLRVVQIIFLTAAAIAALSLWGIDLGGLLVGAGFLGIVAGLAAQQTLGSLIAGFVLMLSRPFEIGDWVQIGEHEGIVSEVTIVNTRLENFDGELVVLPNDAVGNATIVNRTTKGRLRLRVEVGIDYSADPDRAMDVANEALSEVDNILSVPRPRVITSRLDDSAIVLELRFWIDKPSARRRAKAISAAIRAVSGAFQEAGIKIPFPQRELSGRGETGGFHVVESGAED, encoded by the coding sequence ATGGTAGTGGGCAGTGGGTACGACTGGAGTGCGATCTTTCACGGTGGTGGCTCCCTCGAGACACAGGTGCTATTGACGGCAATCGTTCTCGGAATCGCGGTCTTTCTCGTCGCCGTGTTAGTCCCCGTTTTCGTGCGACTGGTCTTCCTGGGGATCGAGTGGGTCTTCGGACTGGTGGGGCTGACGGCGGTCTACAATGCCGTTCACCGCCCGGAAGCGAACTGGGGGCCCGAGTCGTTGATCGTCAAACTGCTACGGGTGGTCGTGGTCGTTATCGCTGGGATTGGGATATTGGCTATCTGGGGTGAAATCGAACCGGTCCTGCGGGTCGTCCAGACGTTCTCGATTCCCTCCTCGCTCGTCATTCAGAGTGTGATTACCGTTCTGCTCTTTGTCGGTGCGTACACTGGGATGGGGATTCTTCACCACTGGGTCGAGGAGCTGACGGCCCGATCGGACCGCATCACGGCCCATCAGGAGGAAATCTCGCTTCGGGTCGTACAGATCATCTTCCTCACTGCAGCGGCGATCGCTGCACTCTCCCTGTGGGGGATCGACCTCGGGGGCCTGCTAGTCGGGGCCGGCTTCCTCGGTATCGTGGCGGGGCTGGCCGCCCAGCAGACGCTTGGCTCCCTCATCGCCGGTTTCGTCCTCATGTTGTCCCGTCCCTTCGAGATCGGCGACTGGGTCCAGATCGGTGAACATGAGGGAATCGTCAGCGAGGTCACGATCGTCAACACCCGGCTCGAGAACTTCGACGGCGAGCTCGTCGTGTTACCAAATGACGCGGTCGGCAACGCCACGATCGTGAACCGGACGACCAAGGGACGGCTCCGCCTCCGTGTCGAGGTTGGAATCGACTATTCGGCGGACCCGGACCGCGCCATGGATGTCGCGAACGAGGCCTTATCTGAGGTGGACAACATCCTCTCTGTCCCCCGGCCCAGGGTCATTACCAGTCGCCTGGACGACTCGGCGATCGTCCTCGAACTCCGGTTCTGGATCGACAAGCCGAGTGCCCGTCGCCGGGCCAAGGCGATCAGTGCAGCCATTCGGGCCGTCTCGGGAGCCTTCCAGGAGGCCGGAATCAAGATTCCGTTCCCCCAGCGGGAACTCTCCGGTCGGGGAGAAACTGGCGGGTTCCACGTGGTCGAGAGCGGTGCGGAGGACTGA
- a CDS encoding DUF4897 domain-containing protein: MDWGSFRALGLAVLLLGVLAGPATAGTTLGSDTQQIGEMESDLVIIGADVAENGTATFQIEYAIRLDDENDTQAFEELAGDIEQNESTYVSRFADRMQNTVSAAETSTGRSMTVRDFGVTARTSPTLGNQYGTVTYTATWENFANVTDGEIQAGDALQGLFLDEETRLRIEWPEAYQQATVDPTPTSSSDGEVVWQGPRQFEGTQPALTLEPTPTTSPDLTTTETTAAGDGLPWVPIGLLLLALVVLGGWYVYRETESEPTDSAGSVTEPAEPEGESGEPTPPSELLSNEERVEQYLASVGGRAKQQEIVEALDWTEAKTSQVLSDMSEAGEIEKFRIGRENVVKLPESGDESV, from the coding sequence ATGGACTGGGGGAGCTTTCGGGCACTGGGATTGGCTGTCCTCCTTCTGGGCGTCCTCGCGGGCCCGGCGACGGCCGGCACGACGCTCGGGTCGGACACCCAGCAGATCGGGGAGATGGAATCGGATCTCGTGATCATCGGTGCAGATGTAGCCGAGAACGGCACGGCGACGTTCCAGATCGAATACGCAATCAGACTGGACGACGAAAACGATACCCAGGCGTTCGAGGAGTTGGCAGGTGACATCGAGCAGAACGAATCGACCTACGTATCCCGCTTTGCCGACCGCATGCAGAACACGGTGTCCGCGGCGGAAACATCGACCGGCCGGTCGATGACCGTACGTGATTTCGGCGTCACGGCCCGAACGAGTCCGACACTCGGGAACCAGTATGGGACCGTTACCTACACCGCCACCTGGGAGAACTTTGCGAACGTGACAGACGGGGAAATCCAGGCCGGGGACGCATTGCAGGGGCTGTTCCTCGACGAGGAGACACGACTGCGGATCGAGTGGCCCGAGGCCTACCAGCAGGCCACGGTCGATCCCACGCCAACCAGTTCGAGTGATGGGGAAGTCGTCTGGCAGGGCCCTCGCCAGTTCGAAGGAACACAGCCCGCGCTCACACTCGAACCCACACCCACGACGAGCCCGGATCTGACGACGACCGAGACGACAGCGGCCGGGGACGGCCTTCCCTGGGTCCCGATCGGACTGCTTCTCCTCGCACTGGTTGTACTTGGCGGGTGGTACGTCTATCGCGAGACTGAATCGGAGCCGACTGACAGCGCGGGCTCGGTCACCGAGCCGGCCGAACCGGAGGGGGAATCCGGCGAACCGACCCCACCGTCGGAGCTTTTGAGCAACGAGGAACGCGTCGAGCAGTACCTCGCCTCGGTCGGCGGTCGAGCGAAACAACAGGAGATCGTCGAGGCGCTTGACTGGACGGAGGCCAAGACGAGCCAGGTACTCTCGGACATGTCGGAGGCCGGTGAAATCGAGAAGTTCCGGATCGGTCGAGAGAACGTCGTCAAACTCCCCGAATCCGGGGACGAATCGGTCTAA
- the mobB gene encoding molybdopterin-guanine dinucleotide biosynthesis protein B — MKVVGVAGRRNSGKTTLLERLLEALPESICVATVKSIHHDIEFDTEGTDTHRHRLAGADRVIGITPTQSAEFRPVGKEDGVTLTDRLVELHEQGVDWVFVEGFKTAALPTILVGDIEETAVEGDLLFRVPDGTAVDGDAIFNRIRTVPDWKPP; from the coding sequence ATGAAAGTCGTTGGCGTTGCCGGCCGTCGAAACAGCGGGAAGACGACACTACTCGAGCGGCTACTCGAGGCCCTCCCCGAGTCGATCTGTGTCGCGACGGTGAAATCGATTCATCACGACATCGAGTTCGACACCGAAGGAACGGATACACACCGCCATCGCCTGGCCGGAGCAGACAGGGTCATCGGCATCACCCCGACTCAGTCTGCGGAGTTCCGACCGGTGGGCAAGGAAGATGGGGTAACACTGACGGACCGGCTGGTCGAACTCCACGAGCAGGGCGTCGACTGGGTGTTCGTCGAGGGGTTCAAGACTGCGGCCCTTCCCACTATTCTCGTGGGCGACATCGAGGAAACCGCGGTCGAGGGTGACCTCCTCTTTCGCGTTCCGGACGGGACTGCTGTCGACGGGGACGCAATTTTCAACCGAATTCGTACCGTACCTGATTGGAAACCGCCGTGA
- a CDS encoding helix-turn-helix domain-containing protein gives MSESMSEYLSQDMQCEGLLECMHGLKELDKDVFLVLTDADEPLTVDDIAEAVDRERSTAYRSVQRLLQSGFIQKEQVNYEQGGYYHVYRPTDPDRIADDMQRLLNDWYAKMGQLITQFRDQYEERAVTEN, from the coding sequence ATGTCGGAATCGATGAGCGAGTATCTCTCCCAGGACATGCAGTGTGAGGGGCTTCTGGAATGTATGCACGGGCTCAAGGAGCTCGACAAGGATGTGTTTCTGGTGTTGACCGACGCCGACGAACCGCTCACAGTCGATGACATCGCCGAGGCCGTCGACCGGGAGCGCTCGACGGCCTATCGGTCCGTCCAACGTCTGCTCCAGTCCGGGTTCATCCAGAAAGAGCAGGTGAACTACGAACAGGGCGGGTACTATCACGTCTACCGCCCCACGGATCCGGATCGGATCGCCGACGACATGCAGCGACTCCTCAACGACTGGTATGCCAAGATGGGACAGCTCATCACCCAGTTCCGGGACCAGTACGAGGAACGGGCGGTCACCGAGAACTAA
- a CDS encoding phosphoglycolate phosphatase, whose amino-acid sequence MAPPLAVDIDGTLSRPDRSIDPRIIDALGSWPAPVIVATGKALPFPVALAQYSGLEPMVVAENGGIAVAEDTLQVHGDRAAADAVAEAYQRQGHDLGFGELDLANKWRETEIAVSRESPLEPLEAIAAEHGLEVVDSEYAYHVKSPDVSKGAAFEALAAHLEFDPGTALAVGDSPNDVSLFEVAGTGVAVANATPDAKEAADIVTSGSYADGFLEALNTVL is encoded by the coding sequence ATGGCCCCGCCACTCGCCGTCGATATCGATGGCACGTTGAGCCGGCCGGACCGATCGATCGACCCCCGGATCATCGATGCCCTCGGCTCCTGGCCGGCCCCAGTCATTGTTGCGACGGGCAAAGCCCTCCCCTTCCCCGTCGCACTGGCCCAGTATTCCGGGCTCGAACCGATGGTCGTCGCGGAAAACGGCGGGATCGCCGTGGCCGAAGACACCCTCCAGGTACACGGCGATCGGGCCGCTGCGGACGCTGTCGCCGAGGCCTACCAGCGCCAGGGCCACGACCTGGGGTTTGGCGAACTGGACCTGGCAAACAAGTGGCGTGAGACCGAAATCGCAGTGAGCCGCGAGTCCCCGCTCGAACCGCTCGAAGCCATCGCTGCGGAGCACGGGCTGGAGGTCGTCGACTCCGAATACGCCTATCACGTCAAATCTCCGGACGTGAGCAAGGGGGCAGCCTTCGAGGCACTCGCCGCACACCTCGAATTCGACCCGGGAACAGCCCTCGCGGTGGGCGATAGTCCCAACGACGTGTCACTCTTCGAGGTTGCTGGAACCGGTGTCGCCGTCGCCAACGCGACCCCAGACGCAAAAGAGGCGGCGGACATCGTGACCAGCGGGAGTTACGCCGACGGGTTCCTCGAGGCCCTGAACACGGTCCTGTGA
- a CDS encoding ketopantoate reductase family protein: MRVAILGAGAIGSALAGALSKSATVTLIGHENDHLRALQRGSLQIEYPDEPAHSRAIEVDTDPSAVAGTDLLILAVKSYDTDTAMAAVQPFLDGVDVLTLQNGLGNIETIREAVGENRVIAGTTTMAAFVPEPGRVRLESRGQIRIGRPWGGNEGFVTVTATFREAGFDIQIESDIRTAIWEKVLVNVGINPVTALGRVPNGHLRSGPGRELLEAAIEEAARVAAAEGYRVSNPVEQAVQVVEDTATNRSSMLQDLKRGTRTEIDSLNGAIVDRAEEHNIPVPVNRTLAAAIRLASSRAETHPSNGSRE; encoded by the coding sequence ATGCGCGTGGCGATTTTGGGAGCCGGGGCGATCGGATCGGCACTCGCCGGAGCGCTCTCGAAGTCCGCCACGGTGACACTGATCGGCCACGAGAACGACCACCTGCGGGCGCTCCAGCGTGGTTCGCTGCAAATCGAGTATCCGGATGAGCCCGCCCACTCGCGGGCGATCGAGGTCGATACCGATCCCTCGGCCGTCGCCGGCACGGACCTGCTGATTCTCGCCGTCAAGAGCTACGACACCGACACCGCCATGGCGGCGGTTCAGCCGTTTCTCGATGGCGTCGACGTACTCACGCTACAGAACGGCCTGGGGAACATCGAGACGATCCGGGAGGCCGTCGGCGAAAACCGAGTGATCGCCGGGACGACGACAATGGCCGCATTCGTCCCGGAGCCAGGCCGTGTCCGTCTCGAAAGCCGGGGACAGATCCGTATCGGTCGCCCCTGGGGCGGAAATGAGGGGTTCGTTACGGTGACGGCAACGTTCAGGGAGGCTGGATTCGATATCCAAATCGAGTCAGATATTCGGACCGCCATCTGGGAGAAAGTGCTCGTCAATGTGGGCATCAATCCGGTGACAGCCCTGGGTCGAGTGCCAAATGGGCACCTTCGATCAGGGCCCGGACGCGAACTCCTCGAAGCGGCAATCGAGGAAGCCGCCCGCGTCGCCGCGGCCGAGGGCTATCGGGTCAGTAACCCGGTTGAACAGGCAGTCCAGGTCGTCGAAGACACGGCGACGAATCGTTCCTCGATGTTACAGGACTTGAAGCGAGGCACACGAACGGAAATCGATTCGCTGAACGGAGCCATCGTCGACCGAGCCGAGGAACACAATATTCCCGTCCCGGTCAATCGAACCCTCGCGGCCGCGATTCGCCTGGCGAGTTCTCGGGCTGAAACACATCCGTCAAATGGGTCGCGTGAGTAA